Proteins co-encoded in one Epinephelus moara isolate mb chromosome 13, YSFRI_EMoa_1.0, whole genome shotgun sequence genomic window:
- the ptges3l gene encoding putative protein PTGES3L, with product MNKPKIVRPEESQPAQARWFDRKKYVTINFMVQKPKDVQVDIQTDKMVLCCKNDEDDVIYNELYFYEKVLKHDCREKVFDRSINVLLRKVKPDYAWPRLQRDEAKASWICVDFDNWRDWEHEEDEGKEEYDRYMDVIQELATSNKGKTPDMDDLSDSD from the exons ATGAACAAGCCCAAAATTGTCAGACCAGAAGAGAG CCAGCCAGCACAAGCGCGGTGGTTTGACAGGAAGAAATATGTCACCATCAACTTCATGGTTCAGAAACCTAAAGATGTCCAGGTTGATATCCAGACAGACAAAATGGTTTTATG CTGCAAAAACGATGAGGATGATGTGATCTACAATGAGCTGTACTTCTACGAGAAAGTTCTAAAGCAT gactgcagagaaaaagtcttTGACCGCAGCATCAATGTCTTGCTGAGGAAAGTGAAGCCTGATTACGCATGGCCACGTCTCCAGAGAGATGAGGcaaag GCTAGCTGGATTTGTGTAGACTTTGATAACTGGAGGGACTGGGAGCATGAAGAGGATGAAGGAAAGGAAGAGTACGATAGATACATGGAT gTGATCCAAGAATTGGCTACCAGTAATAAAGGAAAAACACCAGATATGGATGATCTTAGTGAT TCTGATTGA
- the aarsd1 gene encoding alanyl-tRNA editing protein Aarsd1 yields the protein MAFQCQRDCYMKEFVTCVVSCCPAELKHEVSGKKQTLKGFNVKLQDTILFPEGGGQPDDHGLIGDVPVLRVTRQGPEAVHFVTSPLEVGQEVQVKVDWERRFDHMQQHSGQHLITALADNLFGYKTTSWELGRQRSTIELDTPSVKPAQLQALEEVVNEKIRVHVPVTVQLLSIDDPAVEKVRSRGLPDDHAGPIRIVDIEGVDANMCCGTHVSNLSHLQVIKLLGTEKGKKNKTNLIFLAGNRVLKYAEKSYSTERSLVSLLKTGPDEHVEAVDKLQKSVKLLQKTNLSLLRDMAVIISQNFNNNPQRGNFFSLHKKEGDNEFMNIIANEINTEETLVFLTVGEEKGPGLFLLAGPSERVAEMGPQVLEMLQGKGAGKNGRFQGKANSLARRGEVEAFLQQHCKDTSEEE from the exons ATGGCTTTTCAGTGTCAACGGGACTGCTATATGAAAGAG tTTGTTACCTGTGTGGTCTCCTGCTGCCCAGCTGAGCTCAAACATGAAGTCAGTGGAAAGAAACAAACTCTAAAGGGCTTCAATGTCAAACTCCAAGACACCATCTTGTTTCCTGAAGGAGGTGGCCAG CCAGATGACCATGGGTTAATAGGAGATGTCCCAGTCTTAAGGGTGACAAGGCAGGGGCCTGAAGCTGTACACTTTGTGACCTCACCTCTGGAGGTGGGGCAGGAGGTGCAAGTAAAGGTGGACTGGGAGAGGAGATTTGATCACATGCAGCAACACTCAG gtCAACATTTGATCACAGCTTTGGCAGATAACCTTTTTGGATACAAGACCACATCCTG ggAGCTGGGGCGTCAAAGAAGCACCATTGAACTGGACACTCCCTCTGTGAAGCCTGCCCAGCTCCAGGCCCTGGAAGAAGTCGTAAATGAAAAGATCAGAGTCCACGTCCCTGTCACTGTTCAGCTTCTCTCTATAGATGATCCTGCTGTGGAAAAG GTGAGGAGTCGAGGGCTGCCAGACGACCATGCAGGGCCCATTCGGATTGTTGATATCGAGGGCGTCGATGCCAACATGTGCTGTGGAACCCACGTGTCTAACCTCAGTCACTTACAG GTGATAAAACTACTGGGAACTGAGaaagggaagaaaaacaaaaccaatctGATCTTCCTGGCGGGAAACAGGGTATTGAAGTATGCTGAGAAAAGCTACAGTACAGAGCGATCACTCGTGTCTCTGCTAAA GACTGGACCTGATGAGCACGTTGAGGCCGTTGACAAGTTGCAGAAGTCTGTTAAGCTACTacagaaa ACGAACCTGAGCCTGCTACGAGACATGGCTGTCATCATCTCTCAGAACTTTAACAACAACCCCCAGAGAGGCAACTTCTTCAGCTTGCACAA GAAAGAGGGTGACAATGAATTCATGAATATCATTGCCAATGAAATAAACACTGAG GAAACTCTGGTTTTCCTGACTGTTGGAGAGGAGAAGGGACCTGGTTTGTTTCTACTGGCTGGACCCAGTGAACGAGTGGCTGAGATGGGACCACA GGTGTTAGAGATGCTCCAAGGGAAGGGAGCAGGAAAAAATGGACGTTTCCAAGGCAAAGCCAACAGCCTGGCACGCAGAGGGGAGGTGGAGGCTTTCCTGCAGCAGCACTGTAAAGACACCTCAGAGGAAGAATAA